A section of the Schistosoma haematobium chromosome ZW, whole genome shotgun sequence genome encodes:
- the GCC2 gene encoding GRIP and coiled-coil domain-containing protein 2 (EggNog:ENOG410ND2T~COG:U), giving the protein MDDLKALLDAEQEKVTKLKALVVKERKVNTKIKSELEYLKSLHTRTHQESGGTVEKFDKSCYTSEFLNESTFMNEALPSELVNTSVENAVFNEHKRNFRVSTNDIDDKTTEYVTKIPVCIISASSSYETSSKDSLQSSDKHLHVPCLNETTTVPVSCLCVATQVDNLNNFDGKDSPLLQQFNTALQSLKLDNRSNLSKDELKLVFTECNRLLEEIDLCSTDNYHVPFNHSSSKSEIIKLENFCRILPTDLNQYSHSLKQSFTKQKEERNSRHNKLSNELKHVHSDDVCGEELHILEQRVNELKHSVEYAESSFNQLSNKLTSVTHINEVYNAKLLQLQTKYNDNSLDMTQSFVKLKSLLYDSFLLPLIKYHQEVNNNKQCNLNVDYFICDNFQDDTVSKVAKSLSDFLDELKQTIKHYYTFNNKCITSSNACIPTDYNETNIEQEKLPLDKLKSTESELINANKKILISENLISDLKSQLKNSDEKLHRMKNLLVKVKLDATEQQKKLLEFQKSQSVNVENNQELNRLTEKLSNTEKEKENLVCSLTQLRSELTQQHVLCENLQNDKCLALDRLQKLQNEYNAYKVKAQLALCNVRTLTNQVNTTDTNNSPNCEGVNTNQSDFESRSFYYSNELESMKHNLFDVQNRMKEAELHASLAQSECDLLKKELIEVKTRHTELLCQSQKQKQSLEDQLMSITQQCENRLSAEFKELEQKYTSQLRHYEERLMLQTQKYESELRQERELWETKLASIIHTNHSPTQNSYRYEQAYGHRRNFSIPDNLNPLSANSHHKRVQGDGADNSMISPVESDSESDHAIRNCSLSHSGSEHYSLADEENYKKSVHRITIPTLEQLLNHPNQYSPSENMSSQHSVKSFQEVRNVQPNQLAGLQSALTNQQRRVEYLSELLSESETNVTRLFEQNKVLKEEIRRLENNSNPTLKVQCTENQDILELNNSLHSNTSVLVEHLKDILLKFITLPKQSSERNHLMRALATFLSLKSDEFKLLEEGLNHSVTCSTSNQQQNLSSNWSSYISAVWRQ; this is encoded by the exons ATGGATGACCTAAAAGCATTGCTTGATGCAGAGCAGGAGAAAGTGACCAAGTTAAAAGCTCTTGTGGTAAAAGAGAGAAAAGTTAACACAAAAATCAAATCAGAATTGGAATATCTAAAGTCACTGCATACCAGGACTCATCAAGAAAGTGGTGGAACCGTTGAAAAATTTGATAAATCGTGTTATACTTCTGAATTTTTAAATGAATCCACTTTCATGAATGAGGCACTACCATCAGAGCTTGTAAATACATCGGTAGAAAACGCTGTATTTAATGAACATAAAAGGAATTTCCGTGTGTCAACCAACGATATTGATGATAAGACGACTGAATATGTAACTAAAATTCCTGTTTGTATAATTTCAGCCTCTTCTTCTTATGAGACGTCCTCTAAGGATTCATTGCAGAGTTCTGACAAACATCTACATGTACCCTGTTTAAATGAAACAACTACAGTTCCTGTTAGCTGTCTATGCGTTGCAACACAAGTAGACAACTTAAATAATTTTGATGGTAAGGATTCACCATTGTTACAACAGTTTAACACTGCATTACAGTCATTAAAGCTCGACAATAGAAGTAATCTATCAAAAGATGAATTAAAATTGGTATTTACTGAATGTAACAGATTATTAGAAGAGATCGATCTCTGTtcaactgataattatcatgtaccTTTTAATCATTCCTCATCaaaaagtgaaataataaaGCTTGAAAATTTTTGTCGAATTCTACCAACAGATTTAAATCAATATTCTCACTCATTAAAACAGTCTTTTACTAAGCAAAAAGAAGAACGAAATTCTCGCCATAACAAactttcaaatgaattaaaacatgtTCATTCAGATGATGTGTGTGGTGAAGAATTACATATTTTAGAGCAAAGAGTAAATGAGTTAAAACATAGTGTTGAATATGCTGAATCTTCATTTAATCAACTATCAAATAAGCTTACTTCAGTTACTCATATAAATGAAGTGTATAATGctaaattattacaattacaaacaaaatataatgataattcattGGATATGACACAATCATTTGTTAAGTTGAAAAGTTTATTATATGATTCTTTTTTATTACCGTTGATTAAATACCATCAAgaagtaaacaacaataaacaatGTAATTTGAATGtggattattttatttgtgataattttcaaGATGATACTGTTAGTAAAGTTGCAAAGAGTTTAAGCGATTTCCTTGATGAATTGAAACAAACTATTAAACACTATTACACATTCAATAATAAGTGTATTACATCGTCCAATGCATGCATTCCGACTGACTATAATGAAACAAATATTGAACAAGAGAAACTGCCGTTGGATAAATTGAAAAGTACAGAATCTGAATTAATTAATGCGAATAAAAAGATTCTAATCTCTGAGAATCTAATTTCAGATCTAAAAAGTCAACTAAAAAATTCTGATGAAAAACTACATCGTATGAAAAATCTTTTAGTTAAAGTTAAATTAGATGCAACTGAACAACAGAAGAAACTTTTAGAATTCCAAAAAAGTCAATCTGTAAATGTTGAAAATAATCAAGAATTGAATCGTCTGACTGAAAAATTATCTAATACTGAAAAGGAGAAAGAAAATTTGGTGTGTAGTCTGACACAATTGCGTAGTGAATTAACTCAACAACATGTCTTATGTGAAAATCTCCAAAATGATAAATGTTTAGCACTGGATCGACTTCAAAAGTTACAAAACGAATATAATGCATACAAAGTTAAG GCTCAACTTGCTCTATGTAACGTACGCACTCTAACCAATCAGGTGAACACAACGGATACTAATAATAGTCCTAATTGTGAAGGGGTGAATACTAACCAATCTGATTTCGAAAGCagatcattttattattcaaatgaattagaATCTATGAAACACAATCTTTTTGACGTACAAAATCGTATGAAAGAGGCTGAATTGCATGCGTCCTTAGCACAATCAGAATGTGATTTGTTAAAGAAAGAATTGATCGAAGTGAAAACAAg ACACACTGAACTGTTATGCCAATCTCAAAAACAAAAGCAATCCTTAGAGGACCAACTAATGTCAATAACTCAACAATGTGAAAATCGTCTTTCTGCTGAATTTAAAGAACTAGAACAAAAGTATACTAGTCAACTACGTCATTATGAAGAACGACTTATGCTGCAAACTCAAAAATATGAAAGTGAATTGCG tcAAGAAAGAGAATTATGGGAGACAAAATTAGCCAGTATCATTCACACAAACCATTCACCCACTCAAAACTCGTACAGGTACGAACAGGCCTATGGTCATCGACGGAATTTCTCAATACCTGATAATTTGAATCCTTTAAGC GCAAACTCTCACCATAAAAGAGTTCAAGGAGATGGAGCCGATAATTCCATGATTTCCCCCGTGGAATCTGATTCGGAATCGGATCATGCAATTAGGAATTGCTCTCTAAGTCACAGTGGAAGTGAGCATTATTCATTGGCAGATGAAGAAAACTATAAGAAGTCTGTACATCGA ATCACCATACCTACTTTGGAACAACTTCTTAATCATCCCAATCAATATTCACCATCTGAAAATATGTCATCTCAGCATTCTGTTAAATCATTTCAAGAAGTTCGTAATGTTCAACCTAATCAATTAGCTGGTTTACAGTCTGCTTTAACCAATCAACAACGTCGAGTTGAATATCTTTCTGAATTGTTAAGTGAAAGTGAAACAAATGTAACTCGTTTATTTGAGCAAAACAAA gtGTTAAAAGAAGAAATTCGACGTCTTGAAAATAATTCCAATCCAACATTAAAAGTacaatgtacagaaaatcaagaTATCTTGGAATTGAACAACTCTCTTCATAGTAACACTAGTGTACTTGTTGAACATTTGAAAGACATCTTACTGAAATTTATAACACTACCCAAACAATCTTCAGAACGTAATCATCTCATGCGTGCGTTGGCTACATTTCTTTCTTTGAAATCAGACGAGTTTAAATTATTAGAAGAGGGTTTAAATCACAGTGTTACTTGTTCTACATCTAATCAGCAACAAAATCTCTCTTCCAATTGGAGTAGTTATATCTCTGCAGTTTGGCGTCAGTAA